tcCAAAGAGAGGTTAGTGAAATTGTAATTTGAGTTTATTTTATGGTTTGATGAAATGTTAGGGCTTTAGATAAGATGATTGTTGATTGTATGCATGATACCCGATTGTTTGATGAATGAACATTGTGTATTCTGTGAAATTTCCATGAGATAATGAATTAACATGTTTTAGTTACATTATGTAAACAATTAAGTGCATCGTGTGACTAgtttttatttgatgatttttTATAGATATGGACATGGATGTGTGTATGTTGTTGAGTGCAAAAGAGTGGGATGAGAAACATGTTTCTACaagtataaacccacatgataaaCAACATGATATTGTTTTTAGAAGTAATTTGGAGGACCTTGAGGATTTATATAATCGTGTAGTGGTTCATGAAAGCGTTAGTGAAGTTATTCAAAATTCCGGACTTGCTAGATTTTTTGAAATTAGAATTAAGAGAGCTGATCAGCAACTATCTTATGGTATCATGGAGAGGTGGTGGTATAGCACCAATTCGTTTCATTTCCAAAACTTTGAAATTGGTTTCAcccctttagattttgttcactTATCCAGAATTCCTATTGGAAATAGTCGTATAAGATTGGAATACATCGCTACAAATAGATGGAAAAGTAGAGAAAATCAAGAACTAGAGAATACCTACTTTGCACCTATGCATGGGTATGCAAACTACAACAAGAAATCGAGTGATTTTCCTATTAGTTGCCTCGCAAAATATATTAAGGAAAATCCAATTAATGATGCAAATTGGGAGATTATGACTCGATACTTCTTACtatgggtgatttcaaaaaatttaatGGCACGTAGCACTACAAGAGCAAGAAAAGGTTGGatcgcttccttgcgtgatttgaaTGCAATTCGTGATTATGATTGGGGTTCGGATTGTTTTAGTCACATGTGTGGAATGGCGATACTTCTAGAATATTGGTTTTACATATACTTTCGTACTTTGACGCATTTTCTCAAAGAAGATGTACCTCTTGATGTATGGCCTGCGATTATGATATTTAAGAAAGATAGTCTACGGAATTGATGATCTTGTAAGTTTTATTAAGATTTCTTAAtgtatatcattttattttattgaaggatatctaacttgggtttttgtttgttttttgtaggAGAGAAAAGCTAGATTGGAATATAGTAAGGTTAGCAAGGGAAAACCTTTTCAAAATGAAGAGGTGTACCGACTTTTCAAAGCCCATGTTCTCGGATTCAATCCCGAAGAAATTGATCCTACTCAAAATGTGGAAGATGAATCGGATGCTCCTAGTGTTAATGCTTCAACAAGTAGTGCTCCTGCAAGAAGCGACCCAAgatggcatgaagaggatttcCCTCGTCGACCAACGGGGAAAAGGGCTCAACAAAGGAAGCTTCGGAGCTATCGGCCATCAACGACGGAACTGAGCATATTTTGAAAAATTTTagtgaagagaattcaaagaagaTGGCAAGATTGGATGGAccataaaaatatttattaactATTGCAGAGACAAAAAAGAAATCCGTGGATTTGGCTTTGGAGAAACATGAACTCGAAGTGTTGGATGTGGTGGTTGAGACCTTGTTGGAATGGAAGCAGCAATTTATGTTGGAtaaacaaaataagattttggAAAAACATGGTTATCCTCCTAGAACACTTGGTTATCCTAGCACTAGCAATGTTCGTCatttcaatatatgaaaccatgtaGCTTATGGAACTATGtagcttcaattttttttttttttttgcaatttgatgtagtggaatcaatgtagttgaagtatttttagtatcaatcaattttgtattctttttgatttgatttgattcaatatatgaaaccaaaaaactagtttgttcaagaggaaaaaatgagagactagaaaaaaaactaagtataGGATTGGAGAAGTGGAGTGGCTCCTGGATGTTTTTTGTGGTTAGTGCAATTAAGAGTGGCGCTGAAAAACGTTGTTGTTAACAGTGCTGAACGTCATTCTTTTTAGCGCTTGACTTACACTATTTTGATTAGCATTCAACGCCATTCATATTGGCGTTTCTTGTCCTCTACTGCGCCAATCATATTGGCGttcaacgctattcttattggcgtttagatggattccacgaacccttccaccaaaccatggaacgttgcttggattttctgtggaaaaccccaacttggaagccagtagacttgacattccatgaattttccacacttggaataggttggattccaccataatactTGCTCTAAGATCGTGCCTTGTTCAAACTCAACCATGTTTCTTGCGGATTGGAGCAACCCAACCATGTTTCTTTCATATTGGTTCTTTGGAGTTCTTGCATCACTTGGGttatggagaaaagaagaaaaaatcttaTTCTTAGGACTTGATAATGCTAGCAAGACTACTTTACTTCATATGCTGAAAGATGaggtttgatttatttatttttcgttcTCCTTGGCTCATTCTATCTTTTCTAGGCTTATTTGTACGTTTACTAATCTGcgatttttttttgtagagaTTGGTTCAGCATCAACCTACATTGTATCCAACATCGGAGGAATTAAGTAATGGAAAGATCACCTTCAAAGTTTTTGATTTAGGTGGACATCAAGTCGCTCGCAGGGTTTGGAAAGATTATTACGCAAAGGTGGATGTTGTTGTGTATCTGGTTGATGCATGCGATGGGGAGAGGTTTACGGAATCAAAAACGGAACTGGACGCTCTCCTAGATGACGAGTCTTTAGAAACTGTCCCGTTCCTTGTGTTGGGAAACAAGATTGACATGCCACAGGCAGTCCCGGAATTGGATCTGTGTCGGTATCTTAATCTATTTACAATTAGCTGGCTCAAAT
This is a stretch of genomic DNA from Papaver somniferum cultivar HN1 chromosome 1, ASM357369v1, whole genome shotgun sequence. It encodes these proteins:
- the LOC113328936 gene encoding GTP-binding protein SAR1A-like isoform X1, producing the protein MFLSYWFFGVLASLGLWRKEEKILFLGLDNASKTTLLHMLKDERLVQHQPTLYPTSEELSNGKITFKVFDLGGHQVARRVWKDYYAKVDVVVYLVDACDGERFTESKTELDALLDDESLETVPFLVLGNKIDMPQAIDMQHAVSELDLRRYFNLYTTGKGKIDLAGSDVRPIEVFMCSVVRKLGYGDGFEWLSQYL
- the LOC113328936 gene encoding GTP-binding protein SAR1A-like isoform X2, producing MFLSYWFFGVLASLGLWRKEEKILFLGLDNASKTTLLHMLKDERLVQHQPTLYPTSEELSNGKITFKVFDLGGHQVARRVWKDYYAKVDVVVYLVDACDGERFTESKTELDALLDDESLETVPFLVLGNKIDMPQAVPELDLYFNLYTTGKGKIDLAGSDVRPIEVFMCSVVRKLGYGDGFEWLSQYL